A part of Actinomycetota bacterium genomic DNA contains:
- a CDS encoding nuclear transport factor 2 family protein, with the protein MSDNSPSNEEVLRQYWEATITGNIPLLRPIIADDAVFHYPGQHYLSGDYHGVEEVCGLYETVTSLGQELFDGKLRALASTPDGSYDAVVLSYRIKVVAGKWLPGRATGLLRVGGGKIHEYWLFEWDQQMINDIWWASAPKLFARQKRYGKIVASLPRIALGATRTMKRAFGGYTAPTEPH; encoded by the coding sequence GTGAGCGACAACAGCCCTTCCAACGAAGAGGTCCTCCGCCAGTACTGGGAGGCCACCATCACCGGCAACATTCCCTTGCTGCGGCCCATCATCGCCGACGACGCCGTCTTCCACTACCCGGGCCAGCACTACCTGTCGGGTGACTACCACGGCGTCGAGGAGGTGTGCGGCCTCTACGAAACCGTCACCAGCCTCGGCCAGGAACTGTTCGACGGCAAGCTGCGGGCGCTGGCCTCCACCCCCGACGGCAGCTACGACGCCGTGGTGCTCAGCTACCGGATCAAGGTGGTCGCCGGCAAGTGGCTCCCGGGCCGGGCCACCGGCCTGCTGCGGGTGGGCGGCGGCAAGATCCACGAGTACTGGCTGTTCGAGTGGGACCAGCAGATGATCAACGACATCTGGTGGGCGTCGGCCCCCAAGCTGTTCGCCCGCCAGAAGCGCTACGGCAAGATCGTGGCGTCGCTCCCCCGCATCGCCCTGGGCGCGACCCGCACCATGAAACGGGCTTTCGGCGGCTACACCGCCCCCACCGAACCGCACTGA
- a CDS encoding ATP-binding cassette domain-containing protein, with amino-acid sequence MIEVSRVTKRYGRTVAVRDLSFMVHPGQVTGFLGPNGSGKSTTMRVILGLDGPTAGEARVAGRRYIDFRAPLREVGAMLDGRAVHPGRTAHDHLLALARSNRIPRARVGEVLGTVGLSDVAGRRAGGFSLGMSQRLGIAAALLGDPGVLLLDEPVNGLDTEGIRWARSLMKGLAAEGRTVFVSSHLMSEMELTADRLVVIGRGRLVAEATVSDLIDAHSMKATLVRSPEAARLRGVLEQAGGEVDLEPSGGWRVRGLDAATVGDLALANRVVVHELRPLRSSLEDVYSQLTDSSVEYRAERDGEARRHEALR; translated from the coding sequence GTGATCGAGGTTTCGAGGGTGACGAAGCGCTACGGGCGGACCGTGGCTGTACGGGACCTGTCCTTCATGGTGCATCCCGGACAGGTGACCGGGTTCCTGGGCCCGAACGGGTCGGGGAAGTCGACGACCATGAGGGTGATCCTCGGCCTGGACGGCCCGACCGCGGGTGAGGCTCGGGTCGCCGGTCGCCGGTACATCGACTTCCGTGCGCCCCTGCGCGAAGTCGGGGCCATGCTGGATGGCCGAGCGGTCCACCCCGGACGCACAGCGCATGACCACTTGCTGGCGTTGGCCAGGTCCAACCGCATCCCCAGGGCGCGGGTGGGCGAGGTGCTGGGCACAGTCGGGCTGTCCGACGTCGCTGGTCGCCGGGCCGGGGGGTTCTCGCTGGGGATGAGCCAGCGGCTTGGGATCGCCGCTGCCCTCTTGGGGGATCCTGGCGTGTTGCTCCTCGACGAGCCGGTCAACGGTCTGGACACCGAGGGGATCCGATGGGCCCGCTCTCTGATGAAGGGACTGGCAGCCGAAGGCCGGACGGTGTTCGTGTCGAGTCACCTGATGAGCGAGATGGAGCTGACCGCCGACCGGCTGGTCGTGATCGGCCGGGGACGGCTCGTCGCCGAGGCCACGGTGTCGGACCTCATTGACGCACACTCCATGAAGGCCACCCTGGTGCGCTCACCGGAGGCAGCTCGCTTGCGGGGTGTCCTCGAGCAGGCTGGCGGCGAGGTGGACCTCGAGCCGAGTGGAGGGTGGCGTGTGCGCGGCCTTGACGCGGCCACGGTTGGCGACTTGGCGCTCGCGAACAGGGTGGTCGTGCACGAGCTGCGGCCGCTGCGGTCCTCGCTCGAGGACGTCTACAGCCAGCTCACCGACAGCAGCGTCGAGTACCGCGCCGAACGCGACGGTGAGGCACGCCGGCACGAGGCCCTTCGATGA
- a CDS encoding ABC transporter permease subunit, which produces MTTVASASRFGTGRAGFREALWSEWTKLVTLRSTWALVAVLGLALPVLSAIVSATGSLQDDDTILGASLLGGAVLAQVLAAVLGAGLITSEFKTGTVRVTLAACPRRLVVLGAKAAVAAAMAFSVTLVSGAVAYGIGLVMLDQDRYATGDAWPALVGVAMAISSIAVLGVGIGTVVRHSAGAVVVAIGVVLLPGLLAPVLGSWRRWLGGASLNGVMQKLTQSSDATHDAVGSLGAWPSIGVVAAYTIGFVLAAVSVLRNRDT; this is translated from the coding sequence ATGACCACGGTCGCAAGCGCCAGCCGCTTCGGCACGGGCCGCGCCGGCTTCCGGGAAGCGCTGTGGTCCGAGTGGACCAAGCTGGTCACCCTCCGCTCGACTTGGGCCCTGGTTGCCGTACTCGGGCTCGCCCTGCCCGTCTTGTCGGCGATCGTCTCTGCGACCGGCAGCCTGCAGGACGACGACACGATCCTGGGTGCCAGCCTGCTGGGCGGCGCGGTGCTGGCCCAGGTCCTAGCCGCAGTGCTGGGTGCCGGACTGATCACCAGCGAGTTCAAGACCGGGACGGTCCGCGTCACCCTGGCAGCCTGCCCGCGCCGGTTGGTGGTTCTCGGAGCCAAAGCTGCCGTGGCCGCGGCGATGGCGTTCTCGGTCACCCTCGTCTCCGGCGCGGTCGCCTACGGGATCGGGCTCGTGATGCTCGACCAGGACCGGTACGCGACCGGGGACGCCTGGCCCGCACTGGTGGGCGTGGCCATGGCGATCTCGTCGATCGCGGTTCTGGGCGTCGGCATCGGCACCGTCGTGCGCCACTCGGCTGGCGCGGTGGTCGTCGCCATAGGGGTCGTGCTTCTGCCGGGCCTGCTGGCGCCCGTGCTGGGCAGCTGGCGACGCTGGCTCGGCGGGGCTTCGTTGAACGGGGTGATGCAGAAGCTGACGCAGAGCTCAGACGCAACCCACGACGCGGTCGGCAGCCTCGGGGCGTGGCCGTCGATAGGCGTCGTGGCCGCGTACACGATCGGCTTCGTGCTGGCCGCGGTGTCGGTCCTTCGCAACCGCGACACCTGA
- a CDS encoding sensor histidine kinase, which produces MAVQLAARFRSASPRAVDALVVAAVAFPTFMDAWWNEPGTRQADAATYLLAATSVLALLVRRRWPVPVAIGCGASLSGLYVLGHHGELLNLPAMVSLYTVAVQTDRRAAVVTAVVASAWSGLLGFTSDDPIGARGGSPVLEMIWPLVPLALGEAVRSRRQLVEFADAEREREAQRRVEAERLRMAREFHDVVAHTMAAVNVQMAAAVAAFDTDPETARRALHQARSSSKAALQELRATVALNRDTEPMAPAPTLERVHELVEPARAAGIEVAFRDEHARAELSGAAELAAYRVVQEAITNVVRHSNAHHVAVSLRSEPEGLVIEITDDGPSAASGPPVNSGFGLTGMAERVHAVGGRLEHGPTPSGGYRVRALLPTTSSSL; this is translated from the coding sequence ATGGCTGTGCAGCTGGCAGCTCGCTTCCGATCAGCGTCGCCGCGGGCCGTCGATGCTCTCGTCGTGGCCGCGGTGGCGTTCCCGACGTTCATGGACGCGTGGTGGAACGAGCCGGGCACGCGCCAGGCCGACGCTGCCACCTATCTGCTCGCGGCAACTTCGGTCCTGGCCCTGCTGGTCCGTCGCCGTTGGCCCGTGCCGGTCGCCATCGGCTGCGGGGCGTCACTGTCGGGCCTGTACGTGCTCGGCCACCACGGTGAGCTGTTGAACCTGCCGGCGATGGTCTCCCTCTACACCGTCGCCGTGCAGACCGATCGCCGAGCGGCCGTCGTCACGGCGGTGGTCGCGAGCGCGTGGTCGGGGCTGCTCGGGTTCACCAGCGACGACCCCATCGGCGCCCGCGGTGGGTCGCCGGTGCTCGAGATGATCTGGCCACTCGTCCCGCTCGCGCTGGGCGAAGCCGTCCGGTCGCGCCGGCAGCTCGTCGAGTTCGCAGATGCTGAGCGTGAACGTGAGGCGCAACGCCGGGTCGAGGCAGAACGTCTGCGCATGGCCCGCGAGTTCCACGATGTCGTCGCCCACACCATGGCCGCCGTCAACGTGCAGATGGCTGCCGCAGTCGCCGCCTTTGACACCGATCCCGAGACCGCCCGTCGTGCGTTGCACCAGGCCCGCTCCTCCAGCAAGGCGGCCCTCCAGGAGCTGCGAGCGACGGTCGCGCTCAACCGTGACACCGAACCCATGGCGCCCGCACCCACACTCGAACGAGTCCATGAGCTCGTCGAACCGGCACGGGCCGCAGGCATCGAGGTCGCTTTCCGCGACGAGCACGCAAGAGCCGAGCTCTCCGGCGCAGCCGAGCTCGCCGCCTACCGCGTGGTCCAGGAGGCAATCACCAATGTCGTCCGCCACAGCAACGCCCACCACGTCGCCGTCTCGCTCCGCAGCGAGCCGGAGGGCCTCGTCATCGAGATCACCGACGACGGCCCGAGCGCGGCCTCCGGGCCGCCGGTGAACAGCGGCTTCGGGCTCACCGGCATGGCCGAGCGCGTCCACGCCGTCGGTGGCCGCCTCGAGCACGGACCGACCCCCTCAGGCGGCTACCGCGTGCGTGCCCTCCTGCCCACGACGTCGAGCTCGCTATGA
- a CDS encoding response regulator transcription factor, which yields MTIRVLLVDDQAVVRAGLRTLLQMAADVVVVGEAASGREAIDLARRYRPDIVLMDIRMPDLDGIEATRAIVADPHLGGVRVLVLTTFEIDDYVFGALRAGASGFLLKDLDADELHGAVRTVAAGQSLLDPVVTRRVIEEFSGRHAPGPIAPERLDALTDREREAVRLAAHGLSNDEIATELIISPLTAKTHLNRAMTKLGARGRAQLVIVAYETGLARVGDRRQSGQP from the coding sequence ATGACCATCCGCGTGCTGCTCGTCGACGATCAGGCAGTGGTTCGCGCGGGGTTGCGGACGCTGCTCCAGATGGCGGCTGACGTGGTCGTCGTGGGCGAAGCCGCCAGCGGCCGTGAAGCGATCGATCTCGCCCGTCGCTACCGGCCCGACATCGTGCTCATGGACATCCGCATGCCGGACCTCGACGGCATCGAAGCGACCCGCGCCATCGTCGCCGACCCCCACCTAGGGGGCGTTCGCGTGCTCGTGCTCACCACTTTCGAGATCGACGACTACGTGTTCGGAGCGCTGCGCGCTGGTGCGAGCGGCTTCCTCCTCAAGGACCTCGACGCCGACGAGCTCCACGGCGCCGTGCGGACCGTCGCCGCCGGCCAGAGCCTGCTCGACCCCGTAGTCACCCGCCGGGTCATCGAGGAGTTCTCCGGTCGCCATGCCCCAGGCCCGATCGCCCCCGAACGCCTCGACGCTCTGACCGACCGCGAACGAGAGGCCGTGCGGCTCGCCGCCCACGGCCTCAGCAACGACGAGATCGCCACCGAGCTCATCATCAGCCCTCTCACGGCCAAGACCCACCTAAACCGCGCCATGACCAAGCTCGGTGCCCGAGGCCGCGCGCAGCTCGTCATCGTCGCCTACGAGACCGGCCTGGCCCGAGTCGGCGATCGCCGTCAAAGCGGTCAACCCTGA
- a CDS encoding AbrB/MazE/SpoVT family DNA-binding domain-containing protein translates to MGPKGQVVIPKELRDELGIQPGDEVSFWRHGDHVAVRPASQRRPLRGRFRGSSLVDDLAREREADRLRESAS, encoded by the coding sequence GTGGGGCCCAAGGGGCAGGTCGTCATTCCGAAGGAACTGCGCGACGAGCTCGGGATCCAACCCGGTGACGAGGTGAGCTTCTGGCGCCATGGGGACCACGTGGCGGTCCGCCCCGCGAGCCAGCGCCGGCCACTTCGCGGCCGGTTCCGAGGCTCGTCATTGGTCGACGATCTCGCCCGCGAGCGCGAAGCCGACCGCCTGCGCGAGTCGGCCTCGTGA
- a CDS encoding type II toxin-antitoxin system VapC family toxin, whose translation MTVVLDSWAVLRYLEDTEPAAELVGDLLGVERPLMSWVNLGEVHYVLRRSQGEDAATETVRDLRDVIEVRLPDEHLVLGAARVKADYPMAYADAFGAALSIAQDATLWTGDPELLVEGSPWHWRDLRGSP comes from the coding sequence GTGACGGTCGTGCTCGACTCCTGGGCGGTCCTGCGCTACCTCGAGGACACCGAGCCCGCGGCGGAGTTGGTAGGCGACCTCCTCGGGGTCGAACGACCATTGATGTCGTGGGTCAACCTCGGCGAAGTCCACTACGTCCTCCGGCGCTCCCAGGGTGAGGACGCTGCCACCGAGACCGTACGTGACCTACGCGACGTCATCGAAGTCCGCCTGCCCGACGAGCACCTCGTGCTCGGCGCCGCACGGGTCAAGGCCGACTATCCCATGGCCTACGCCGACGCCTTTGGAGCCGCTCTGTCCATCGCGCAGGACGCAACGCTGTGGACCGGCGATCCCGAGCTCCTTGTTGAAGGTTCGCCCTGGCACTGGCGCGATCTCCGCGGCTCCCCCTGA
- a CDS encoding dyp-type peroxidase, whose amino-acid sequence MNGYEPRGVAGSPANPPGLARSHLPHRAHVGAPELEVADIQGNVINGYSHTDAAYVFVRVADAAGARRWLGSLLEHVTTAEPWREVPATTLNISFTWTGLAALGVDQGVLDSFPEEFRQGMAARHQWLGDRGPSAPGNWDEGLGTGEAHVKVDIHAVDNETLDERCAWLHAGIDATGGAVVVVHDQRADLLAGGHDHFGFADGIARPAIRGSGLAARPGDGLPVPGGGWRSIRAGEFVLGYEDEDGGLPEAPAPPFDRNATFEVYRKMHMDVAGFRRYFAEAARHYPGGAEMLAAKVVGRWPDGTPLSLSPDRPDPAIANDPERVNDFLYEDDPEGVKCPLGAHIRRTNPRDHDGMFGGKLSNRHRIIRRGRPYGPPLPAGVTEDDGVERGLIFRCFQASIARGFETIQALWVDDGDGLHTGADKDFLIGDGTSTNKMTVQGSPPFILTPQPMFSVIKGGEYLFRPSLSALRALAAGG is encoded by the coding sequence GTGAACGGCTACGAGCCCCGGGGCGTAGCCGGTTCGCCCGCCAACCCCCCGGGCCTGGCCCGGTCCCACCTGCCCCACCGGGCCCACGTCGGGGCGCCCGAACTCGAGGTCGCCGACATCCAGGGCAACGTGATCAACGGCTACAGCCACACCGACGCGGCCTACGTGTTCGTACGGGTGGCCGACGCGGCCGGGGCTCGCCGATGGCTGGGCAGCCTGCTCGAACATGTGACGACCGCCGAACCGTGGCGGGAGGTCCCCGCCACCACCCTCAACATCTCGTTCACATGGACGGGGCTGGCCGCCCTCGGGGTCGACCAGGGGGTGCTGGACAGTTTCCCGGAGGAGTTCCGCCAGGGTATGGCGGCCCGCCACCAGTGGCTCGGTGACCGCGGCCCCAGCGCCCCCGGGAACTGGGACGAAGGGCTGGGCACGGGCGAGGCCCACGTCAAGGTCGATATCCACGCCGTCGACAACGAGACCCTCGACGAACGGTGCGCCTGGCTCCACGCCGGCATCGACGCCACCGGCGGGGCGGTGGTGGTGGTCCACGACCAGCGGGCCGACCTGCTGGCCGGCGGGCACGACCACTTCGGGTTCGCCGACGGCATTGCCCGCCCGGCGATCAGGGGGTCGGGGCTGGCCGCCCGCCCGGGAGACGGCCTGCCCGTCCCCGGTGGGGGTTGGCGTTCGATCCGCGCCGGCGAGTTCGTGCTCGGCTACGAGGACGAGGACGGGGGGCTGCCCGAGGCGCCGGCCCCGCCCTTCGACCGCAACGCCACGTTCGAGGTCTACCGCAAGATGCATATGGACGTGGCCGGGTTCCGCCGCTACTTCGCCGAGGCCGCCCGGCACTACCCGGGCGGGGCGGAGATGCTGGCCGCCAAGGTCGTCGGGCGCTGGCCCGACGGCACGCCGCTGAGCCTGTCCCCCGACCGGCCCGACCCGGCCATCGCCAACGACCCCGAGCGGGTCAACGACTTCCTCTACGAGGACGACCCCGAGGGCGTGAAATGCCCCTTGGGCGCCCACATCCGGCGCACCAACCCCCGCGACCACGACGGCATGTTCGGCGGCAAGCTCTCCAACCGCCACCGCATCATCCGCCGGGGCCGGCCCTACGGCCCGCCCCTGCCGGCCGGCGTCACCGAGGACGACGGCGTCGAGCGGGGCCTCATCTTCCGCTGCTTCCAGGCCAGCATCGCCCGGGGCTTCGAGACCATCCAGGCCCTGTGGGTGGACGACGGTGACGGCCTGCACACAGGGGCCGACAAGGACTTCCTGATCGGCGACGGCACCTCCACCAACAAGATGACCGTGCAGGGTTCGCCCCCGTTCATCCTCACCCCCCAGCCCATGTTCAGCGTCATCAAGGGTGGGGAGTACCTGTTCAGGCCGAGCCTGTCCGCCCTCCGCGCACTGGCCGCGGGCGGGTGA